One window from the genome of Candidatus Aminicenantes bacterium encodes:
- a CDS encoding ATP-binding protein, protein MKPDQHNPLSSPIVPIRMLLVEDNPGDARLVFEMLRDQPHIKMEVADCLAACMMRLDRGEIDLVLLDLGLQDSQGLDTLTTVAHAYPALPIVALTGLDDDALALRTVQAGGQDFLTKNTIIPEILRRTIHHAIERKRAHEEIRRLNLKLEERVIQRTALLEAANKELEAFSYSVSHDLRAPLRAIDGFARIVLEEYAPKLDDEGRRLLDVIANNTHKMGQLIDDLLAFSRLSRQQIAFAAVDLAALADDVFSELKSAEKGRQIEFKVGEFQTAFGDRSMLRHVLLNLFSNALKFTRPRAKARIEFNAQAAIGETIYYVKDNGVGFDMEYAHKIFGVFQRLHGTDEFEGTGVGLAIVQRIVTRHGGRVWAESSKKGATFYFALPQEKGTGDRKQAITRDRGQRQGFRVQRASHCRVQGTGFRVQERENKHLKKRGKNERA, encoded by the coding sequence ATGAAACCGGATCAGCATAATCCGCTTTCCTCCCCCATCGTTCCGATCCGCATGCTTCTGGTCGAGGATAATCCGGGAGATGCGCGCCTGGTTTTTGAGATGCTCCGCGATCAGCCCCATATCAAAATGGAAGTCGCGGATTGTCTTGCCGCCTGCATGATGCGCCTGGATCGAGGCGAAATCGATCTCGTCTTGCTCGATCTTGGTCTCCAGGACAGCCAGGGGCTGGATACGCTCACCACCGTAGCTCACGCATATCCGGCGCTGCCGATCGTGGCCTTAACCGGCCTGGATGACGACGCATTGGCATTGCGCACCGTGCAGGCCGGCGGGCAAGACTTCTTGACCAAGAACACCATAATACCTGAGATCCTGCGCCGCACGATCCATCATGCCATCGAGCGCAAGCGGGCCCACGAAGAAATTCGCAGGCTTAACCTGAAGCTCGAAGAGCGGGTCATCCAGCGCACGGCCCTGCTGGAAGCCGCCAACAAGGAATTGGAAGCCTTTTCTTATTCGGTATCGCATGACCTGCGGGCGCCGCTGCGGGCCATCGACGGCTTCGCGCGCATCGTCCTCGAAGAGTACGCTCCCAAGCTGGACGACGAAGGCCGGCGCCTGCTCGATGTCATCGCCAACAACACCCATAAAATGGGCCAGCTGATCGACGATTTGCTGGCTTTTTCGCGCTTGAGCCGCCAGCAGATCGCGTTCGCTGCGGTCGACCTGGCCGCCCTGGCCGATGATGTTTTTTCCGAACTCAAAAGCGCGGAAAAAGGCCGGCAGATCGAATTCAAGGTTGGCGAGTTTCAAACCGCCTTTGGCGACCGCTCCATGCTGCGCCATGTCCTGCTCAATCTTTTTTCCAATGCCCTGAAATTCACCCGGCCCCGGGCCAAGGCCCGCATCGAATTCAACGCTCAGGCGGCAATAGGGGAAACGATCTATTACGTCAAGGACAACGGTGTCGGCTTCGATATGGAGTACGCCCACAAGATCTTCGGCGTGTTCCAGCGTTTGCACGGCACGGATGAGTTCGAAGGCACCGGCGTCGGCCTGGCCATCGTCCAGCGCATCGTCACTCGCCACGGCGGCCGCGTCTGGGCGGAGAGTTCCAAGAAAGGCGCGACGTTCTATTTCGCATTGCCGCAGGAAAAGGGTACAGGGGACAGGAAGCAAGCCATCACAAGGGACAGGGGACAAAGACAAGGGTTCAGGGTACAGAGAGCGAGCCACTGCAGGGTACAGGGGACAGGGTTCAGGGTACAGGAAAGAGAGAACAAGCACTTGAAGAAAAGAGGGAAAAATGAAAGAGCCTGA